The genomic stretch TGAGATTAATTTATCTACTACTCCTATGGGAATAGAAATAATGGCTCCACCAGGAATGGAAGAAATGACTAATCAATTACAATCATTATTTCAAAATTTTAGCGGTAACAAACAAAAAAAACGTAAATTAACAATTAAAAATGCTATTAGATTATTAATAGAAGAAGAAGCAAATAAATTAGTTAATAATGAAGAAATAAAACATAGAGCAATAGATGCAGTAGAACAACATGGTATTGTTTTTTTAGATGAAATAGATAAAATTTGTAGAAGAAATAATAATATATCCTCTGATATTTCAAGAGAGGGTGTACAACGAGATTTATTACCTTTAGTTGAAGGATGTACAGTATCAACAAAACATGGAATGGTAAAGACAGATCATATATTATTTATTGCTTCAGGATCTTTTCAACTATCTAAACCTTCAGATCTAATTCCTGAATTACAAGGTAGATTACCTATTAGAGTAGAATTAAAAGCATTAACTATACATGATTTTGAAAGAATTTTAACAGAACCAAATGCATCTATAACAGTTCAATATAAAGCATTATTAGCTACTGAAAAAGTAAATATTATTTTTACTAAAGATGGCATTAAGCGTATAGCTGAATCTGCTTGGAAGGTAAATGAAACTACAGAGAATATAGGAGCTAGAAGATTACATACTGTTTTAGAACATTTAATGTCTGATATTTCTTATGATGCTAGTGAATATAATAATAAATCAATTACTATTGATAAGTATTATGTTAGTAAACATTTAGATACATTAATTTTAAATGAAGATATTAGTAGATATATACTATAGTATATATATATTATTAATTAATAAATATTTTAAATTTTTCTAAATGAAAATTTTTTATTATTTTTCTTTATTTCTATTTTGTAAATTTTTTAAAATATCACTAAAATTTATGTTTCTATTTTTTAATAAAACTAATAAATGATATATTAAATCAGATGTTTCATCAATAATTTCTTTAGGATTATCATAATTAGCAGCTAATATAGTTTCTATAGCTTCTTCACCAACTTTTTGAGATATTCTTTTTATTCCTTTTTTATATAAACTGTAAGTATAAGAATTATTAAATTTCTTTTTTTTATGTTCTTCTAATAAATTTTCTAAAAAATATAAAAAGGTAAATCTGGGTATCTTAGTATTTTTAAAACAACTATTAGTATTTAAATGACAAGTTTTACCTATAGGATCTACTAAAATTAGTAAACTATCTTTATCACAATCTGCAATAATGTTTTTAACATAAAGAAAGTTTCCTGTTTTTTCTCCTTTTGTCCATAAACGATTTTTTACTCGAGAAAAGAAAGTAACTTTTTTAATTTTTAGGGTTTTTTGTAAAGATTCTTTATTAACAAAACCATGCATTAAGATTTGACCAGAAACTTTATGTTGTATAATAACTGGTATTAATCCATTTGTTTTAGTCCAATTTAATTGATTTAATTTATTTGTATCGAAATTCATATTCTTATCTCTATATTTTTTTTCAATAGAAATTTTTTTAAAATTTTAATATTAATTATATTTTTATGAAATACAGAAGCTGCTAATGCTCCATCAACATTAATGTTTTTATGAAATATTTGATAAAAATGATTTTTACATCCTGCACCTCCTGAAGCTATTAAAGGTATTTTACATATTTTTCTCATTTTTTTTAATTGAATTAAATCATAACCATTTAATACACCATCTTCATTCATCATATTTAATACAATTTCTCCAGCTCCTAAATCCTGAACTGTTTTAATCCATTCAGATGTTTCCCAATGAGTAATTTGAGTATAATTTTCATCTCCTGTATATTTATAAACATAATATTTTTTTTTATTTGCATTATACCAAGAATCAATTCCTATAACTACACATTGCTTACCAAAATATTTAGATAATTGAGTAATTAAATTTGGATTATCTAACGCAGGAGAATTAATAGATATTTTTTCAGCTCCTAAAAACAATATTTTTGATGCATCATCTATTGATTTAATTCCTCCTGCAACACAAAATGGTATATTAATAATTTTTGCAATTTGTGATATCCATTTTTTATTAATAGATCTATTTTGAATGGAAGCTGTAATGTCATAAAATACTAATTCATCTGCACCATCTTGAGAATATTTTTTAGCTAAAGTTAAAATATCTCCAATAACTTTATGATTTTTAAAATTTACTCCTTTAACTACTTTTCCATTATAAACATCTAAACATGGAATGATTCTTTTTGCCAACATGAATTAGCCTCTTTAAAAGTAAATTTATTTTCTAGAAATGCTTTACCTATAATAATATCTTTTACATTATTATTTTTTAAAATTTTTATATCATTTAAAGAATGAATACCACCAGATGCTTGAAAAGATATTTCAGGATATTTTTTAGTAATATCAGAATATAATTCTATATTAGGACCCAATAGTGTCCCATCTTTAGAGATATCAGTACATAATACATTTTTTAATCCAATATCAATAAATTTTTCTATTATTAATTCTAAATTTATATCACTATTATTTTGCCATCCATTAATAAATAATATTTTTTGTTTATTAATATCAATTTTTATATCAAAAGCTAAAATAATTTTAGCAGGATTATATATTTGAAACCATTTTTTTACTGTTTCAAAATTTTGAATTGCAGACGATCCTATAACAACTTGTGATATAGGTGTTAAATTAAATAAAAAATCAATGTCTTTTTGTTTCCTAATTCCTCCACCTATTTGTAATGGTATTTTAATATTAGTTAATATATTTTTAAATAAATTTATTTGTTTTTTTTGAGGATTTTTAGCACCATCTAAATCAACTAGATGTATTTTTTTTGCACCATCATTAATATATTTATTTATATAAAATAAAGGATCAAAAAAATATTCATGTTTACAATCAAACTTTCCTTGTAACAATCTTACAACTTTACCATGTATTAAATCTATTGCTGGAATTATCATATATTTACATTTCTAAAAAATTTTTAATTAATCGGATACCATTAATTCCAGAACGTTCTGGATGGAATTGTACTCCAAAAAAATTA from Enterobacteriaceae endosymbiont of Plateumaris braccata encodes the following:
- the hslU gene encoding HslU--HslV peptidase ATPase subunit, yielding MSEMTPREIVDELNKFIIGQDSAKKAVAIALRNRWRRMQLDENLRQEVTPKNILMIGPTGVGKTEIARRLAKLANAPFIKVEATKFTEVGYVGKEVDSIIRDLTDFAIKMIRIQEFKKNCYRAKEMAEERILDVLIPNYKINWNKENNNNLLSNRQQLRKKLRNGELDNQEIEINLSTTPMGIEIMAPPGMEEMTNQLQSLFQNFSGNKQKKRKLTIKNAIRLLIEEEANKLVNNEEIKHRAIDAVEQHGIVFLDEIDKICRRNNNISSDISREGVQRDLLPLVEGCTVSTKHGMVKTDHILFIASGSFQLSKPSDLIPELQGRLPIRVELKALTIHDFERILTEPNASITVQYKALLATEKVNIIFTKDGIKRIAESAWKVNETTENIGARRLHTVLEHLMSDISYDASEYNNKSITIDKYYVSKHLDTLILNEDISRYIL
- the hisA gene encoding 1-(5-phosphoribosyl)-5-[(5-phosphoribosylamino)methylideneamino]imidazole-4-carboxamide isomerase; its protein translation is MIIPAIDLIHGKVVRLLQGKFDCKHEYFFDPLFYINKYINDGAKKIHLVDLDGAKNPQKKQINLFKNILTNIKIPLQIGGGIRKQKDIDFLFNLTPISQVVIGSSAIQNFETVKKWFQIYNPAKIILAFDIKIDINKQKILFINGWQNNSDINLELIIEKFIDIGLKNVLCTDISKDGTLLGPNIELYSDITKKYPEISFQASGGIHSLNDIKILKNNNVKDIIIGKAFLENKFTFKEANSCWQKESFHV
- the hisF gene encoding imidazole glycerol phosphate synthase subunit HisF, with translation MLAKRIIPCLDVYNGKVVKGVNFKNHKVIGDILTLAKKYSQDGADELVFYDITASIQNRSINKKWISQIAKIINIPFCVAGGIKSIDDASKILFLGAEKISINSPALDNPNLITQLSKYFGKQCVVIGIDSWYNANKKKYYVYKYTGDENYTQITHWETSEWIKTVQDLGAGEIVLNMMNEDGVLNGYDLIQLKKMRKICKIPLIASGGAGCKNHFYQIFHKNINVDGALAASVFHKNIINIKILKKFLLKKNIEIRI
- the hisIE gene encoding bifunctional phosphoribosyl-AMP cyclohydrolase/phosphoribosyl-ATP diphosphatase HisIE, with protein sequence MNFDTNKLNQLNWTKTNGLIPVIIQHKVSGQILMHGFVNKESLQKTLKIKKVTFFSRVKNRLWTKGEKTGNFLYVKNIIADCDKDSLLILVDPIGKTCHLNTNSCFKNTKIPRFTFLYFLENLLEEHKKKKFNNSYTYSLYKKGIKRISQKVGEEAIETILAANYDNPKEIIDETSDLIYHLLVLLKNRNINFSDILKNLQNRNKEK